In Macadamia integrifolia cultivar HAES 741 chromosome 5, SCU_Mint_v3, whole genome shotgun sequence, a single window of DNA contains:
- the LOC122079684 gene encoding uncharacterized protein LOC122079684, protein MGNYISCTLSTIPGNKHSRWAKVILPSGEIRQFDGPINAAELMFDNPNHFLVTSRSLQIGRRFSALNADEELEMGNVYVLFPMKRLNSFITAVDVGGLLMTARRASGGKSRILSESGGKRITPVVNNLQGSEEAFPRLKLDDVEDFSVSEFKQRLSVSRSKKPLLETITEEPLRAPARCR, encoded by the coding sequence ATGGGCAACTACATCTCGTGCACTCTATCTACAATTCCAGGCAACAAACACTCCAGATGGGCTAAGGTAATTCTACCCAGCGGCGAAATCCGGCAATTCGACGGACCTATCAACGCTGCCGAGCTCATGTTCGACAACCCAAACCACTTCCTCGTTACTTCGAGATCGCTGCAGATTGGCCGTAGATTCTCTGCGCTCAACGCTGATGAGGAATTAGAGATGGGTAACGTCTACGTTTTGTTCCCCATGAAGAGACTGAATTCCTTTATCACTGCGGTCGACGTGGGAGGGCTATTGATGACCGCCAGACGAGCTTCCGGTGGGAAATCCAGGATCTTGTCTGAGTCCGGTGGAAAGAGGATCACGCCGGTTGTTAATAATTTGCAGGGAAGTGAAGAAGCGTTTCCAAGATTGAAATTGGATGATGTTGAAGACTTCTCTGTCTCGGAATTCAAGCAAAGATTGTCAGTGTCTAGATCGAAAAAGCCTTTATTAGAGACCATAACAGAGGAGCCCTTGCGTGCTCCTGCTAGGTGTAGGTGA